A genomic region of Bombus terrestris chromosome 12, iyBomTerr1.2, whole genome shotgun sequence contains the following coding sequences:
- the LOC100647232 gene encoding uncharacterized protein LOC100647232, with amino-acid sequence MKLVPVLLLVAAIVFAAEEKKEEERPKTFRRLIPADVLRDFPGMCFASTRCATIEPTKSWDLTPFCGRSTCVPADDNSGRLFELVEDCGPLPKANPKCKLSDKTNKTATFPDCCPIFECEEGAKLEYPEIPTLPPPTEIVETEKTPEATPAKA; translated from the exons ATGAAGCTCGTCCCGGTCCTGTTGCTTGTCGCAGCGATCGTTTTCGCCGCcgaggagaagaaggaggaagaacGTCCTAAAACGTTTAGAAGACTCATACCTGCTGACGTTCTTCGCG atttccCCGGTATGTGCTTCGCCTCAACAAGATGCGCTACCATCGAGCCAACGAAATCCTGGGATTTGACACCATTCTGCGGCCGTTCCACTTGCGTGCCAGCCGACGATAACTCTGGTCGCCTCTTCGAACTCGTTGAAGACTGTGGACCGCTGCCGAAGGCTAACCCGAAATGCAAACTCTCAGACAAAACTAACAAGACTGCCACGTTCCCAGACTGCTGTCCCATTTTCGAATGCGAAGAAGGAGCGAAACTCGAATATCCGGAAATTCCGACTTTGCCTCCACCCACGGAAATCGTAGAGACCGAGAAAACCCCGGAAGCGACTCCGGCGAAGGCTTAA
- the F3 gene encoding silk fibroin 3 precursor (The RefSeq protein has 1 substitution compared to this genomic sequence) has protein sequence MQIPAIFVTCLLTWGLVHAGSVELGAPKQESVLVEQLLLKNVETSAKRKENGAPKLGESTAAALASTKATAAAEAKASAKVKASALALAEAFLRASAAFAAASAKAAAAVKEATQAQLLAQEKALIALKTQSEQQAASARADAAAAAAVSALERAQASSRAATTAQDISSDLEKRVATSAAAEAGATLRAEQSAAQSKWSAALAAQTAAAAAAIEAKATASSESTAAATSKAAVLTADTSSAEAAAAAEAQSASRIAGTAATEGSANWASENSRTAQLEASASAKATAAAAVGDGAIIGLARDASAAAQAAAEVKALAEASASLGASEKDKK, from the coding sequence ATGCAGATCCCAGCGATTTTCGTCACGTGCCTGCTCACATGGGGCCTGGTGCACGCAGGTAGCGTGGAACTCGGTGCCCCCAAGCAGGAGTCTGTCCTCGTGGAGCAGCTCCTATTGAAGAACGTGGAGACTAGTGCGAAGCGAAAGGAGAACGGCGCACCGAAACTCGGCGAGAGCACAGCTGCGGCTCTGGCTAGTACCAAGGCAACTGCAGCCGCAGAGGCTAAGGCATCCGCCAAAGTGAAAGCTTCTGCCTTGGCCCTCGCTGAGGCTTTCTTGCGTGCGTCGGCAGCGTCTGCTGCTGCTTCAGCCAAAGCTGCTGCCGCTGTAAAGGAAGCAACGCAGGCACAGTTGCTGGCACAGGAGAAGGCTTTGATAGCGTTGAAAACTCAATCTGAGCAACAAGCTGCCTCTGCTCGCGCGGACGCCGCGGCTGCCGCAGCCGTATCCGCGCTAGAACGTGCCCAGGCCTCCTCCAGAGCAGCCACGACCGCCCAAGACATCTCCAGCGATCTGGAGAAACGTGTCGCCACCTCAGCCGCTGCTGAAGCAGGTGCCACCCTCAGAGCGGAACAATCCGCCGCGCAATCGAAATGGTCCGCCGCACTGGCCGCCCAAACCGCCGCTGCTGCAGCCGCTATAGAAGCAAAGGCCACCGCTTCCTCAGAAAGCACCGCTGCCGCTACTAGTAAGGCCGCCGTGTTGACCGCTGACACTAGCAGCGCAGAAGCTGCCGCTGCAGCGGAGGCACAATCCGCTTCGCGGATCGCAGGTACAGCAGCCACCGAGGGATCCGCCAACTGGGCTAGCGAGAACTCGCGTACCGCACAACTGGAAGCTTCCGCCTCAGCGAAGGCCACCGCAGCCGCAGCTGTCGGAGATGGAGCTATTATAGGACTTGCACGGGACGCTAGTGCCGCAGCTCAGGCAGCCGCAGAAGTTAAAGCCTTAGCTGAAGCTAGTGCCAGCTTAGGTGCTTCAGAAAAGGACAAGAAATGA
- the F2 gene encoding silk fibroin 2 precursor (The RefSeq protein has 1 frameshift compared to this genomic sequence), protein MKIPAILVTSLLVWGGLAEGHVVKRDKELKAPALPELLGDGSDTLGASMENGIKVARASQNVGLRTELNAAARAAAAAATKQAKDTEAAEAGAAAAIAIAIAKREEAIKASELASKLLTAAAGSSEAAVSATVRAAQLTAAASAAAKASASASEASAEAQVRANAEANIAKKASAAEAKAAAEAQVKAELAKKAAAGFLAKARLAASAESEATKLAAEAEVALAKARVAVDQSQSAQATATAQAATAVQLQSQAANAEASAVAQAETLLVTAEAVSAAEAEAATKATSWGEECHQREKVTFSEDRLNERQDNW, encoded by the exons ATGAAGATTCCAGCAATACTGGTTACGTCTCTGCTGGTCTGGGGTGGTCTGGCCGAGGGCCACGTGGTGAAGCGCGACAAGGAGCTCAAGGCCCCGGCTTTACCGGAACTACTCGGTGATGGGTCTGACACGCTCGGTGCCTCGATGGAGAACGGGATCAAAGTCGCCAGAGCATCGCAGAATGTGGGTCTGAGAACAGAGTTGAATGCAGCCGCGCGGGCTGCAGCCGCTGCTGCGACCAAGCAGGCCAAAGACACAGAGGCCGCGGAAGCTGGAGCGGCCGCTGCGATTGCCATCGCTATCGCCAAGCGTGAAGAAGCTATCAAAGCGAGCGAATTAGCCAGCAAGTTGTTGACAGCCGCGGCTGGGTCCAGCGAAGCTGCCGTGTCAGCGACGGTGAGGGCGGCGCAATTGACGGCCGCAGCTAGCGCAGCTGCCAAAGCTTCTGCATCCGCCTCTGAGGCTTCTGCCGAAGCCCAGGTGAGGGCCAACGCCGAAGCAAACATCGCCAAGAAAGCTTCGGCAGCTGAAGCAAAAGCCGCAGCCGAAGCCCAGGTTAAGGCGGAACTCGCCAAGAAAGCGGCTGCCGGTTTCTTAGCTAAGGCTAGACTAGCGGCCAGCGCCGAATCCGAGGCCACTAAACTCGCAGCCGAAGCGGAAGTAGCACTGGCTAAGGCCAGAGTCGCCGTCGACCAGTCGCAGAGCGCACAGGCAACCGCTACCGCTCAAGCTGCCACAGCCGTTCAGTTGCAGTCTCAAGCAGCTAACGCGGAAGCCTCCGCTGTAGCACAGGCTGAAACTCTGCTGGTCACGGCGGAAGCCGTCTCTGCCGCGGAAGCCGAAGCCGCGACCAAAGCTACCAGTTG CGAAGAATGTCATCAACGAGAAAAAGTTACGTTTAGCGAAGATCGATTAAACGAGAGACAAGACAATTGGTAG
- the F2 gene encoding silk fibroin 2 isoform X1: MKIPAILVTSLLVWGGLAEGHVVKRDKELKAPALPELLGDGSDTLGASMENGIKVARASQNVGLRTELNAAARAAAAAATKQAKDTEAAEAGAAAAIAIAIAKREEAIKASELASKLLTAAAGSSEAAVSATVRAAQLTAAASAAAKASASASEASAEAQVRANAEANIAKKASAAEAKAAAEAQVKAELAKKAAAGFLAKARLAASAESEATKLAAEAEVALAKARVAVDQSQSAQATATAQAATAVQLQSQAANAEASAVAQAETLLVTAEAVSAAEAEAATKATSWAKNVINEKKLRLAKID; the protein is encoded by the coding sequence ATGAAGATTCCAGCAATACTGGTTACGTCTCTGCTGGTCTGGGGTGGTCTGGCCGAGGGCCACGTGGTGAAGCGCGACAAGGAGCTCAAGGCCCCGGCTTTACCGGAACTACTCGGTGATGGGTCTGACACGCTCGGTGCCTCGATGGAGAACGGGATCAAAGTCGCCAGAGCATCGCAGAATGTGGGTCTGAGAACAGAGTTGAATGCAGCCGCGCGGGCTGCAGCCGCTGCTGCGACCAAGCAGGCCAAAGACACAGAGGCCGCGGAAGCTGGAGCGGCCGCTGCGATTGCCATCGCTATCGCCAAGCGTGAAGAAGCTATCAAAGCGAGCGAATTAGCCAGCAAGTTGTTGACAGCCGCGGCTGGGTCCAGCGAAGCTGCCGTGTCAGCGACGGTGAGGGCGGCGCAATTGACGGCCGCAGCTAGCGCAGCTGCCAAAGCTTCTGCATCCGCCTCTGAGGCTTCTGCCGAAGCCCAGGTGAGGGCCAACGCCGAAGCAAACATCGCCAAGAAAGCTTCGGCAGCTGAAGCAAAAGCCGCAGCCGAAGCCCAGGTTAAGGCGGAACTCGCCAAGAAAGCGGCTGCCGGTTTCTTAGCTAAGGCTAGACTAGCGGCCAGCGCCGAATCCGAGGCCACTAAACTCGCAGCCGAAGCGGAAGTAGCACTGGCTAAGGCCAGAGTCGCCGTCGACCAGTCGCAGAGCGCACAGGCAACCGCTACCGCTCAAGCTGCCACAGCCGTTCAGTTGCAGTCTCAAGCAGCTAACGCGGAAGCCTCCGCTGTAGCACAGGCTGAAACTCTGCTGGTCACGGCGGAAGCCGTCTCTGCCGCGGAAGCCGAAGCCGCGACCAAAGCTACCAGTTGGGCGAAGAATGTCATCAACGAGAAAAAGTTACGTTTAGCGAAGATCGATTAA
- the F1 gene encoding silk fibroin 1 precursor, which produces MKIPALLVTCLYLWGFASAGQSSPLLEIVQGSASATASTAVTARSGLRAGQVAVASQKDATLQADASAAAAAAARASADQSASLAQQSASLQSKAAARAKSAEESAAATAKAELQAESIAASASSNAREAAASAKASASAMSSAAVQAKLAEKTAKNQALASEEAKLKAAAAASAAAAASAAAEAALKAERIAEEAIAKAAAAKAAARAAAAALNSAKEAATSSARSAAEAEAKSEVAILISELDKKSREVAASASAKARAAAAASSRNAETAVIGANINVAKEVLAIPIEPKKLPEPELALKEENVAVASSESEVKVETSSEAWSI; this is translated from the coding sequence ATGAAGATTCCAGCACTGCTCGTAACGTGCCTCTACCTTTGGGGCTTCGCGTCCGCCGGCCAGAGCTCACCTCTGCTCGAGATCGTGCAGGGTAGCGCGTCGGCCACCGCATCCACCGCTGTGACCGCTAGATCCGGACTTCGTGCCGGTCAGGTAGCCGTGGCCTCGCAGAAGGATGCCACACTTCAGGCAGATGCCTCAGCGGCCGCCGCGGCCGCTGCACGCGCTTCCGCCGACCAGTCGGCCAGTCTAGCCCAACAGTCGGCGTCTTTGCAGTCCAAAGCTGCCGCCAGAGCAAAATCAGCCGAGGAGTCAGCGGCAGCTACGGCCAAAGCCGAGTTGCAGGCAGAATCCATTGCTGCATCTGCCAGTTCCAATGCCAGAGAGGCTGCAGCGTCCGCAAAAGCCTCCGCATCCGCGATGTCATCGGCTGCCGTGCAGGCGAAACTCGCTGAAAAGACGGCCAAGAATCAAGCTCTGGCTTCCGAAGAAGCCAAACTCAAGGCTGCCGCCGCTGCCAGCGCAGCAGCAGCAGCCAGCGCCGCCGCCGAGGCAGCCCTGAAAGCTGAGAGAATAGCGGAAGAAGCCATCGCCAAGGCGGCCGCTGCCAAAGCAGCCGCCAGAGCCGCTGCAGCCGCGTTAAACTCCGCGAAGGAAGCCGCCACGAGCAGCGCAAGGAGCGCCGCCGAAGCCGAAGCTAAGAGCGAAGTCGCTATACTGATCAGCGAACTCGACAAGAAGAGCAGGGAAGTCGCCGCTTCCGCGTCCGCCAAGGCACGCGCTGCTGCTGCGGCTAGCTCCAGAAACGCAGAAACGGCTGTTATCGGAGCTAACATCAATGTGGCCAAAGAGGTCTTGGCGATTCCCATCGAGCCAAAGAAACTTCCGGAGCCAGAGCTGGCGTTGAAAGAAGAGAATGTCGCGGTCGCGAGCTCAGAGAGTGAAGTGAAGGTAGAAACGAGCAGCGAAGCATGGTCAATTTAA
- the LOC105666352 gene encoding nuclease SbcCD subunit C: protein MQVAPSTMKIFVACFVIWTLINREIVLASSVEAQNQENDGQVENVEHILPTTLDGFSYKSDGKTGERVEAESSSSKETFASSFSSSSARTSSKNAASSAALLSALNEKLDIGEEKASSKLRSEPSSEVLIADGSLSKEKSIGAEISEESSSKVESNWESVKEESNSDEQNRIVKTYVKKGPVKTWSWSSVGNESQSSSSEEIKLLKEEKSKAEARVKLEAEARAKAEAEAAEARKLLKSQLNALKQAQAKAQAEAEARAQAEALAASESKALASARAIAKASTEEAALAQAQAKAEQQARSVLQTKLISILDTRSHTNVEEEIVITEELKEKAKASVEASVAASVAAKEAAKSIRIAAMSRTNAALKALSAQKATVIQAIASANARAAASALSAALEQAIVSSRAAASLQTEAYAIAHKVVQAAMAEGAALDYAKYRAEIREKAIAKAKASAEAAATAAAAAAAASNQLASSQANNLNAATNLATAQATAISRVETALLEINAAAKEEAAAMARADVESAALEAATAAQASALQGVRSGIVIGLGSSATKLNEQQAVALWDAAAEDGKNLKITEI from the coding sequence ATGCAGGTCGCTCCATCGACGATGAAGATATTCGTCGCCTGTTTCGTCATCTGGACGTTGATAAACCGAGAAATCGTACTCGCGAGCAGTGTCGAAGCACAGAATCAGGAAAATGATGGCCAAGTAGAGAACGTGGAACACATACTGCCGACTACGTTGGACGGTTTTTCGTACAAGAGCGATGGAAAGACAGGGGAACGAGTCGAGGCAGAGTCGTCATCGAGCAAAGAGACATTCGCGTCGAGTTTCTCCTCTTCGTCCGCGCGAACATCGTCGAAAAACGCGGCGTCATCGGCAGCGCTTTTGTCGGCGTTGAATGAGAAACTCGACATCGGCGAAGAGAAAGCGTCGTCAAAATTAAGAAGTGAACCTTCCAGCGAAGTTCTGATCGCCGATGGATCGCTTTCCAAGGAGAAATCTATCGGAGCTGAGATCAGCGAGGAATCGAGTTCTAAAGTCGAATCCAATTGGGAGAGCGTCAAGGAGGAATCGAACAGCGACGAACAGAACCGAATTGTTAAGACGTACGTGAAGAAAGGGCCGGTTAAGACCTGGAGCTGGAGCAGCGTGGGCAATGAGTCGCAGAGTTCCTCCAGCGAGGAAATTAAGCTTCTTAAAGAAGAAAAGTCAAAGGCGGAAGCTAGGGTCAAGTTGGAAGCGGAGGCACGAGCGAAGGCCGAGGCGGAGGCAGCGGAAGCTCGAAAGTTGTTGAAGTCCCAATTGAATGCCCTGAAACAGGCGCAAGCTAAAGCTCAGGCAGAAGCAGAGGCTCGAGCACAGGCAGAAGCATTGGCCGCGTCGGAATCCAAGGCTTTGGCTTCCGCTCGAGCAATAGCTAAGGCCAGTACCGAGGAAGCTGCACTGGCACAGGCGCAGGCGAAGGCAGAGCAACAAGCTCGTTCCGTACTGCAGACTAAACTCATTTCCATCCTCGACACGCGTAGTCATACCAACGTCGAAGAGGAAATCGTAATCACGGAAGAACTGAAGGAAAAGGCGAAGGCCTCGGTGGAAGCTTCTGTAGCCGCGAGCGTAGCTGCCAAAGAAGCTGCTAAATCGATCAGGATCGCGGCTATGTCTCGAACGAACGCCGCCCTTAAGGCTTTGTCGGCTCAGAAGGCCACCGTTATCCAGGCAATCGCTTCCGCCAACGCTAGAGCCGCGGCTAGCGCTTTGAGCGCCGCCCTCGAACAGGCTATAGTTTCTTCGAGAGCTGCGGCTTCTTTGCAAACGGAAGCTTACGCCATAGCTCATAAAGTCGTACAGGCAGCTATGGCTGAAGGTGCTGCCTTGGACTATGCGAAATACAGAGCTGAAATACGCGAGAAAGCGATCGCGAAGGCGAAAGCCTCCGCGGAAGCGGCTGCCACTGCTGCTGCCGCTGCAGCTGCTGCTTCTAATCAATTGGCAAGTTCACAGGCGAATAATCTGAATGCTGCTACCAACCTAGCTACTGCCCAAGCAACTGCGATTTCTAGAGTGGAAACTGCGTTGTTGGAAATAAATGCAGCGGCCAAGGAGGAGGCGGCCGCCATGGCGAGAGCAGATGTTGAAAGTGCTGCTCTTGAAGCTGCAACCGCGGCTCAAGCGAGTGCGCTTCAAGGTGTAAGGAGCGGAATTGTGATAGGATTGGGTTCGTCCGCTACCAAGCTTAACGAGCAACAGGCTGTAGCATTGTGGGATGCAGCCGCCGAAGATGGGAAGAACCTAAAGATAACAGAGATATAA
- the LOC105666351 gene encoding uncharacterized protein LOC105666351, with protein sequence MCSMQSLPAETGTMEKMYSMNDTLNGHTNMHSPKKENMFHSVINALNVLWGQFSKVPASFIASINYPLSVTVVNNEISHDFFKNLTGKMEPLNTNNVYISNGEIKESLDVVESIHNDVFDEKKSYICKIFNKNTKDNLKFSYEYIGSKNKDAERSDEKESVIHKDVRCNTNNSNYLISLQNSNKTSEEELFEYICSDINTKEMSAMENCYNFEDTYNKDMPEKKQCFNCISNSVDDKIIINKENSCSTTSTNALSTQIVQQAAVPNLFTNMLQKVISSVTDRFCKTNLVESDLSPKRSFSSRQRRKLNMVAKGRGRGRAKSQLRRSGVSQTRHRKERTKHDITVDIENDFKCWQELEENDVTEIQKTEESGNLYLDEATVDAVQYIIEETVSPLTYTLADVEPKIQKQKTRRNINCGISRFSAKMRSILECPKQTDTFDHDFVENRYDLQKNTFRPRLISESSIDSEDSYCIVFETGSEVTCKSDLEYSEDSEESDVDQTNEDDKIFKDEISVSPIQKVKFNLSPVIHIMVHWDYAYRAARKGPWEEMARDRDRFRGRINAIERILSPILTVQHRTHIWHERFTLIE encoded by the exons ATGTGTTCTATGCAGAGTTTACCTGCAGAAACAGGTACAATGGAAAAAATGTATTCGATGAACGATACATTGAATGGACACACAAACATGCATAGCCCAAAGAAAGAAAACATGTTTCACAGTGTTATCAATGCTTTGAACGTACTTTGGGGACAATTTTCTAAAGTTCCTGCTTCATTTATAGCAAGTATTAATTATCCGTTGTCTGTAACAGTTGTAAACAATGAAATTTCACACGACTTTTTTAAGAATCTGACAGGTAAAATGGAACCATTAAATACCAATAATGTGTACATCTCCAATGGCGAGATCAAAGAATCTTTAGATGTTGTCGAGAGTATTCATAATGATGTATTTGATGAAAAGAAATCATACATatgcaaaatttttaataaaaatacaaaagataatttaaaatttagctATGAATATATTGGTAGCAAGAACAAAGATGCAGAGAGATCTGATGAGAAGGAATCAGTCATTCATAAAGATGTTAGatgtaatacaaataattctaattatttaatatcactTCAAAATTCGAACAAAACAAGTGAGGAGGAATTGTTTGAATACATTTGTTCTGATATAAACACGAAGGAAATGAGTGCTATggaaaattgttataattttgaAGACACATACAATAAGGATATGCCCgaaaaaaaacaatgttttAATTGTATTAGTAATAGTGTGGATGAtaagattattataaataaggAAAACTCTTGTTCAACAACTAGTACAAATGCATTAAGTACACAGATAGTTCAACAAGCTGCAGTCCCTAATTTGTTCACAAATATGTTGCAAAAAGTCATTAGCAGTGTAACAGATAGATTTTGTAAAACAAACCTTGTTGAATCAGACTTGAGTCCAAAACGATCATTCTCATCGAGGCAACGGAGGAAACTTAATATGGTGGCAAAAGGTCGTGGACGGGGACGAGCAAAGTCGCAGCTTAGGCGTTCTGGAGTCAGCCAAACGAGACACAGAAAGGAACGTACTAAACATGATATTACAGTAGATATAGAAAACGATTTTAAATGCTGGCAAGAACTTGAAGAGAATGATGTAACAGAAATTCAGAAAACAGAAGAATcaggaaatttatatttagatGAAGCTACAGTAGATGCTGTACAATATATTATAGAAGAGACAGTGAGTCCTCTAACATATACGCTTGCCGATGTAGAGCCCAAAATTCAGAAACAAAAAACACGCAGAAACATTAATTGTGGTATATCTAGATTTTCTGCAAAAATGAGAAGTATACTCGAATGTCCAAAACAAACAGATACCTTTGATCACGATTTTGTTGAAAACAGATACGATTTGCAAAAGAATACATTTCGACCACGTTTAATATCAGAAAGTTCTATTGACTCAGAAGATAGTTACTGCATAGTATTTGAGACTGGTTCCGAAGTAACTTGCAAAAGTGATCTTGAATATAGCGAAGACAGTGAAGAGAGCGATGTAGATCAAACAAATGAAgatgataaaatattcaaagatgaaatatcTGTATCTCCAATTCAAAAA gtaaaatttaatttgagtCCAGTAATTCATATAATGGTGCATTGGGACTATGCATACCGTGCAGCTCGAAAAGGTCCATGGGAAGAAATGGCGAGAGATAGAGACCGATTTAGAGGCCGAATAAATGCTATAGAACGTATTCTTAGTCCAATATTAACAGTACAGCACAGAACCCATATTTGGCATGAGCGATTTACACTTATTGAATAA